From a region of the Acidobacteriota bacterium genome:
- a CDS encoding antibiotic hydrolase yields MLRMRLHFALLLWLSAAAVVQTASQPQYEIVVDHDVMITMRDGVKLACDIYRPAQNGKALERKFPVILERTPYGKKTSEPWAKYFVPRGYIGVAQDIRGRYNSEGHWWPYRDDGRDGYDTVKWIGKQPWSIGKIGTVGTSYPGGTQHALALSNPPYLTTMIPADAMSDYGIYGVRHNGAFEMRWMNWIFNIGGPQGSDAARDPATQQALLHLGEHVREYAKALPFRPGTTALKHAPDYEDWLTQAMAHGDYDDFWKDKGVDVVAHVADYKDIPVYHLGGWYDSWGAQVANMNFVTLTKNKKSLQRLIMGPWTHGGRTRSYAGEAEFGPDAAIDFLAFEQRWFDHWLKGIDNGVDREPPVRIFVMGGGDAHKTPESRIFVGGYWRDEQEWPLARAVATPYYLHANGWLSIQKPVAESPKSFKFDPHRPVPTLGGNISSHNAPPSRHNTIERPGDSENLMEQGPYDQRCRVSIWTCDDTLPLSTRSDVLVFQTEPLSQDVEVTGRLIVKLWASSSAPDTDFTAKLIDVYPANKDFPDGVNLNIGDSIVRARYRNSLQHAEMMKPGEVYPFTIEMYPTSLVFKKGHRIRVDISSSNFPRFDVNPNTGEPLNDNRRWAIAINTIYHDAQHASQILLPIVPGGQ; encoded by the coding sequence ATGCTTCGCATGCGCCTTCATTTCGCCCTTCTTCTTTGGTTGAGCGCAGCAGCCGTTGTCCAGACTGCTTCACAACCGCAGTACGAGATCGTGGTCGATCACGATGTGATGATCACGATGCGGGATGGTGTAAAGCTGGCGTGTGATATTTATCGTCCAGCGCAAAATGGCAAGGCCCTTGAACGGAAGTTTCCGGTCATTCTGGAACGCACTCCTTATGGAAAGAAAACGAGTGAGCCGTGGGCGAAGTACTTCGTGCCGCGTGGCTACATTGGAGTGGCTCAGGATATTCGCGGCCGCTACAACTCGGAAGGGCACTGGTGGCCGTACCGCGATGACGGTCGCGACGGCTACGACACGGTTAAATGGATCGGCAAACAGCCATGGTCAATCGGCAAGATCGGGACGGTTGGTACTTCATATCCCGGAGGCACGCAGCACGCGCTTGCGTTGTCGAATCCGCCATATCTCACCACGATGATTCCTGCCGACGCAATGTCGGATTACGGAATTTATGGAGTGCGCCACAACGGTGCCTTCGAAATGCGTTGGATGAACTGGATCTTCAACATCGGCGGACCACAGGGAAGCGATGCTGCACGCGATCCGGCTACACAGCAGGCGTTGTTGCATCTGGGAGAGCACGTTCGCGAGTATGCGAAGGCGTTGCCGTTTCGTCCGGGAACCACTGCTCTCAAGCACGCGCCGGATTATGAAGACTGGCTCACACAGGCGATGGCTCACGGTGATTACGACGATTTCTGGAAAGACAAGGGCGTCGATGTAGTCGCGCATGTCGCTGATTACAAGGACATTCCCGTCTATCACCTCGGCGGGTGGTACGACTCATGGGGCGCACAGGTCGCCAACATGAACTTTGTTACGTTGACGAAAAATAAAAAGAGCCTGCAGCGCCTCATTATGGGACCGTGGACACATGGAGGTCGCACGCGCAGCTATGCGGGCGAGGCCGAGTTCGGCCCTGATGCGGCGATTGATTTTCTCGCCTTCGAGCAACGCTGGTTCGATCATTGGCTGAAGGGAATCGACAACGGAGTAGATCGCGAGCCTCCGGTGCGTATCTTCGTTATGGGCGGCGGCGATGCGCACAAAACGCCTGAGAGCCGCATCTTTGTAGGGGGATATTGGCGCGACGAGCAGGAATGGCCACTCGCGCGCGCAGTTGCCACTCCGTACTACCTCCACGCTAATGGGTGGCTATCGATCCAGAAACCAGTTGCCGAGTCGCCGAAGTCTTTCAAGTTCGATCCGCACCGTCCGGTGCCAACGCTCGGTGGCAACATCTCGTCGCACAACGCTCCGCCGTCAAGGCACAACACCATTGAGCGTCCGGGAGACTCGGAAAACCTGATGGAACAAGGGCCTTACGATCAGCGATGTCGAGTCTCAATCTGGACCTGCGACGATACGCTGCCGCTATCGACTCGTAGTGATGTCCTGGTTTTTCAGACTGAGCCGTTGTCGCAGGATGTCGAGGTCACCGGAAGGCTCATCGTGAAATTGTGGGCTTCGTCGAGCGCTCCCGACACGGATTTCACGGCCAAGTTGATCGACGTTTACCCGGCGAACAAAGATTTCCCCGATGGTGTAAATCTCAACATCGGTGACAGCATCGTGCGCGCCCGCTATCGCAACTCACTCCAACATGCTGAGATGATGAAGCCGGGCGAAGTGTATCCGTTCACGATCGAGATGTACCCGACGTCCCTTGTATTCAAGAAGGGCCATCGCATTCGCGTGGATATTTCGAGCAGCAATTTCCCGCGGTTCGATGTAAATCCCAACACAGGGGAGCCCCTGAACGATAATCGGCGTTGGGCGATTGCGATCAATACTATCTACCATGACGCCCAACACGCGTCACAGATTCTGCTGCCAATCGTTCCGGGAGGACAGTGA
- the aroB gene encoding 3-dehydroquinate synthase, whose protein sequence is MNKITVKTKSAEYSVLVERGVLTQVGKTIAKLLPSKKSRCFVVTVAPVWTLWGETFKKALASAKLDFSVLEMTDGERAKSFASVEHLAERMAMKGADRNSVVIAFGGGVVGDLAGFLASVYMRGVPVIQVPTTLLAQVDAAIGGKTGANLRAGKNLVGTFHQPLAVISDPELLTTLPDREFRAGLFEVIKSGVIRDRKLFEIAESERKRLLARDQDILERVIHDCTRIKAEVVAADEKESDLRRILNFGHTIGHALEADTAYRHFLHGEAVGWGMAAAAMIGTAVRRTSPELAQRIVSCVLAYSPLPEVNSRAEDIVKRIQGDKKAFNGKVHFVLATSVGKVEIFNRVPDDVVAHAVEELHYLSRN, encoded by the coding sequence GTGAACAAAATCACCGTCAAAACGAAGTCAGCAGAGTATTCAGTGCTAGTCGAGCGTGGCGTGCTTACTCAGGTTGGAAAGACCATCGCTAAGCTGCTTCCCAGCAAGAAATCTCGATGCTTCGTCGTCACCGTCGCTCCGGTTTGGACGCTGTGGGGCGAGACATTCAAGAAAGCATTGGCGAGCGCGAAGCTCGACTTCAGTGTCCTGGAAATGACGGATGGTGAGCGCGCCAAGAGTTTTGCAAGTGTGGAACACCTGGCTGAACGAATGGCAATGAAAGGCGCGGATCGGAATTCGGTCGTTATTGCGTTTGGTGGAGGCGTGGTTGGCGATCTCGCTGGTTTTTTGGCGTCGGTCTACATGCGCGGCGTACCTGTTATCCAGGTGCCTACAACCCTTTTGGCGCAAGTCGATGCCGCGATCGGCGGAAAGACCGGGGCCAACTTGCGTGCAGGAAAGAATCTCGTTGGAACGTTCCATCAACCTCTCGCGGTGATCTCGGATCCGGAGTTGCTGACTACATTGCCGGATCGCGAATTCCGCGCTGGATTGTTCGAGGTGATCAAGTCGGGAGTGATCCGCGACCGAAAGCTGTTCGAGATCGCGGAGAGCGAACGCAAACGATTGCTGGCAAGGGATCAGGATATCCTTGAACGTGTGATTCACGATTGTACGCGCATTAAGGCTGAAGTGGTGGCTGCCGATGAAAAGGAATCTGATCTGCGGCGCATCTTGAATTTTGGACACACCATTGGACATGCGCTGGAAGCTGATACGGCATATCGTCATTTTTTACATGGTGAAGCTGTCGGTTGGGGCATGGCTGCGGCTGCCATGATCGGTACCGCTGTGCGAAGGACTTCTCCCGAATTGGCACAGAGGATAGTGTCATGTGTGCTTGCATATTCTCCGCTGCCTGAAGTCAATAGCCGGGCGGAGGACATCGTGAAACGTATTCAGGGCGACAAAAAGGCTTTTAATGGTAAGGTCCACTTCGTTTTGGCGACTTCAGTCGGAAAAGTGGAAATTTTCAACCGCGTCCCCGACGATGTAGTGGCGCACGCGGTTGAGGAATTGCATTATCTCTCTCGCAATTGA
- a CDS encoding gfo/Idh/MocA family oxidoreductase produces the protein MSIDRRDFLKTTGKAITVGAATLALGGRVLGANDRVRLAICGVRGRGNDHLHGFAKVPGAEIAAFCDIDESVLNQRVGDMQKLGLAKPKTYVDIRKLLEDKDIDAISIATPNHWHSLMGIWACQAGKDVYVEKPCSHNSFEGRRLVSAVKKYNRICQHGSQSRSNPGMIDAIQRVQNGTISDVYLARALCYKWRQSIGRATPEPVPAGVNYDLWTGPAPLKPFTRNRFHYNWHWIWDTGNGEIGNQAIHEIDIARWGLGVRFPVQISAMGGHFMFDDDQETPNVLNATFYFEDTNKKRKMMEVEVRHWITNHEAEIGSGAYGRSAVPAAGLTAGNGKKASNEQSLGPKDAKTNTIGNLFYGSNGYVGIDGYDAYKTWLTEEAVAGPSGKAAGDHFANFIDCIRSRRAEDIHSPIEEAHISTTLVHLANASYRLGRTLQFDPEKEEVVGDEEANRMLRGTYRAPYVVPEQV, from the coding sequence ATGTCGATCGATCGCCGAGATTTTCTTAAGACTACGGGGAAAGCAATCACCGTTGGAGCAGCAACACTCGCTCTGGGCGGACGAGTACTCGGTGCCAATGATCGTGTTCGCCTCGCGATTTGCGGCGTACGCGGCCGCGGCAATGATCATCTTCACGGCTTTGCGAAAGTTCCCGGTGCGGAAATTGCTGCGTTCTGCGACATCGATGAGAGCGTTTTGAATCAACGCGTCGGCGACATGCAGAAGCTCGGTCTCGCCAAACCCAAAACCTATGTCGATATCCGCAAGCTCCTCGAGGACAAAGATATCGATGCAATTTCGATCGCAACTCCCAACCACTGGCATTCGCTCATGGGTATTTGGGCCTGCCAGGCTGGTAAAGACGTATATGTAGAGAAACCGTGTTCTCACAACTCTTTTGAAGGTCGCCGGTTGGTGAGCGCGGTGAAGAAGTACAACCGCATCTGCCAGCACGGAAGTCAGTCCCGGTCGAATCCCGGCATGATCGACGCCATACAAAGAGTCCAAAACGGGACAATAAGCGACGTCTACCTCGCCCGCGCACTTTGCTACAAGTGGCGGCAATCTATCGGACGGGCCACGCCTGAACCTGTGCCCGCAGGCGTCAATTACGACCTATGGACTGGTCCCGCGCCACTGAAGCCATTCACGCGCAACCGCTTTCATTACAACTGGCATTGGATCTGGGACACCGGCAATGGCGAAATCGGCAACCAAGCCATTCATGAGATCGACATCGCGCGCTGGGGACTCGGTGTTCGCTTCCCTGTCCAGATTTCCGCAATGGGCGGGCACTTCATGTTCGACGACGATCAGGAAACACCCAATGTGCTGAACGCGACCTTCTACTTCGAGGACACCAACAAGAAGCGCAAGATGATGGAGGTCGAAGTCCGTCACTGGATCACCAATCACGAGGCTGAGATCGGCTCAGGCGCCTACGGAAGGTCTGCCGTACCAGCCGCCGGTTTGACTGCCGGCAATGGAAAGAAGGCCAGTAACGAGCAATCGCTTGGCCCGAAGGATGCGAAGACCAATACCATCGGTAATCTCTTTTACGGCTCGAACGGCTATGTCGGCATTGACGGGTACGATGCATACAAGACCTGGCTCACGGAGGAGGCTGTGGCGGGACCCTCCGGTAAAGCGGCAGGCGACCATTTCGCAAACTTCATTGATTGCATTCGCAGTCGGCGTGCGGAAGATATTCATTCGCCGATTGAGGAAGCTCACATCTCCACGACGCTGGTGCATCTTGCGAACGCCTCATATCGGCTGGGGCGCACGCTGCAATTCGATCCCGAAAAGGAAGAAGTCGTTGGAGATGAGGAAGCAAACCGCATGCTGCGCGGCACATATCGCGCGCCATACGTTGTGCCAGAGCAAGTCTGA
- the nadB gene encoding L-aspartate oxidase, with amino-acid sequence MPWFSSETDFIVVGGGIAGLRAAIGLAEGGRVLVVTKQEVTESNTQYAQGGIAVALSDDDEVELHLQDTIDAGDGLVNVEAARVLVKEGPARIQELIDWGTEFDRSGSKLTFTREGAHSRSRILHAHGDSTGREIGRSLIAKAQKIPQIAFTEFEFTTDLCLDGEQVTGVAMLAADGTPKTVRAKAVLLATGGAGQVYSDTTNPPVATGDGIAMAYRVGASISDMEFFQFHPTALSAPGAPRFLLSEALRGEGALLLNPARERFMPRYHPLAELAPRDVVARAIVQEIRTSKATPAVAYLDLRHLNAAHLRERFPRIYMTCKQYGIDITANLVPVRPAAHYLMGGIKTDLHGRSSLRGLYAAGETACTGVHGANRLASNSLLEGLVFGARAAEAMRKELGSKAKLSCHQKIAGADSKPDPQTAQQLRAAMWQYAGVVRDRSGLQQLLHQINNWKLLLRLPFKRVDFETKNLLAVGDLIARSALAREESRGAHFRADCPRRDDLRLRQHSVVTADKICFE; translated from the coding sequence ATGCCTTGGTTTTCATCTGAGACAGATTTCATCGTTGTTGGAGGCGGAATCGCTGGATTGCGCGCTGCAATCGGACTTGCCGAGGGTGGCCGTGTGTTGGTCGTCACGAAGCAGGAGGTCACCGAGAGCAACACGCAATATGCTCAAGGTGGAATTGCAGTGGCCTTAAGCGACGACGATGAAGTCGAGCTTCACCTGCAAGACACCATCGATGCTGGTGATGGACTTGTAAATGTTGAAGCCGCTCGTGTGCTTGTCAAAGAAGGTCCCGCACGCATTCAAGAGCTGATCGACTGGGGGACCGAATTTGACCGAAGTGGGAGTAAGTTAACGTTCACCCGCGAGGGCGCACACAGCCGCTCGCGCATCCTGCACGCTCACGGCGATTCTACTGGCCGCGAGATCGGACGGTCTCTAATTGCTAAGGCTCAGAAGATCCCACAAATCGCCTTCACCGAATTTGAATTTACGACAGACCTTTGCCTTGATGGCGAACAAGTGACCGGAGTAGCTATGCTCGCCGCCGACGGCACGCCCAAAACGGTTCGCGCCAAAGCGGTGCTCCTGGCGACTGGCGGCGCAGGCCAGGTTTACTCAGACACGACCAATCCCCCGGTGGCCACCGGAGATGGAATTGCAATGGCATACCGAGTGGGCGCTTCTATCAGTGACATGGAATTTTTTCAATTCCATCCTACAGCGCTCTCTGCGCCCGGAGCTCCTCGCTTTCTACTTTCAGAAGCACTACGGGGAGAAGGAGCACTGCTGCTCAATCCAGCGCGCGAGCGCTTTATGCCTCGATATCACCCTCTGGCGGAACTCGCACCGCGAGATGTTGTCGCTCGCGCCATCGTGCAGGAAATCAGAACAAGCAAAGCCACACCTGCGGTAGCATATCTCGATCTGCGGCATCTCAACGCAGCACATCTGCGCGAGCGCTTTCCGCGAATCTATATGACGTGCAAACAATACGGCATCGACATTACCGCCAATCTGGTGCCTGTCCGCCCCGCCGCTCATTATTTGATGGGTGGGATCAAAACAGACCTTCATGGACGAAGTTCGCTGCGTGGTCTCTATGCAGCGGGAGAAACAGCGTGCACCGGTGTGCACGGCGCGAATCGGTTAGCCAGCAATTCCCTGCTGGAAGGACTCGTCTTTGGTGCCCGAGCCGCCGAAGCCATGAGAAAGGAACTGGGCTCGAAGGCAAAGCTGTCTTGCCATCAAAAAATTGCTGGAGCGGATTCGAAACCCGATCCGCAAACTGCGCAACAACTGCGCGCCGCAATGTGGCAATATGCCGGGGTCGTAAGAGATAGGAGCGGGTTGCAACAGCTGCTGCATCAGATCAATAACTGGAAGCTTTTACTGAGGTTGCCATTCAAACGCGTGGACTTCGAGACAAAAAACCTTCTAGCCGTTGGCGATTTGATTGCGCGCTCCGCGCTGGCGAGAGAAGAGAGTCGTGGAGCTCACTTTCGCGCTGACTGCCCACGACGCGATGACCTGCGTTTGCGGCAGCACTCCGTTGTGACCGCCGATAAAATCTGCTTTGAGTAG
- a CDS encoding antibiotic biosynthesis monooxygenase, which yields MIARIWHGFATRENADKYEAMLKPDVLPGLDKVAGYRGSYLLRGDRGDEVEFITLMLWESVDAIRAVAGENYELAIVPEERRRVLSRWDERAQHYEVVQGPAK from the coding sequence ATGATTGCCAGAATTTGGCATGGCTTCGCCACAAGAGAGAACGCTGACAAGTACGAAGCGATGCTCAAGCCGGACGTCCTGCCCGGTCTCGACAAAGTTGCCGGCTATCGAGGCAGCTATCTGCTGCGAGGAGATCGTGGAGATGAGGTTGAGTTCATCACGCTGATGCTCTGGGAGTCTGTTGATGCCATTCGCGCCGTTGCAGGCGAAAACTACGAACTTGCAATCGTTCCTGAGGAGCGGAGGAGAGTCCTATCTCGTTGGGATGAACGAGCTCAGCACTACGAGGTTGTGCAGGGTCCGGCAAAGTAG
- a CDS encoding dimethylmenaquinone methyltransferase, protein MPVPLKDRPQVIGAAPQGSAGERSAALAVREMFDEIAPRYDLLNHILSMNVDRLWWWRTARFFRSVLGNPGARALDLCCGTGDMAAALRRQASGIEIVGADFSRGMLTRGLRKFFLQRIEAVEADALCLPFPDGSFDLVVSAFGFRNLANYDAGLAEIYRVLRPNGEIGILDFSEPGGLLGKLYSFYFKKVLPRIGTFISGVRGPYNYLPASVSSFPSPDEMLGRMRSAHYRNATWRPYTFGIAGLYRAAK, encoded by the coding sequence ATGCCTGTTCCTCTAAAAGATCGACCACAAGTGATTGGCGCTGCTCCGCAAGGCTCGGCAGGCGAACGCTCGGCTGCGCTGGCCGTACGCGAGATGTTCGATGAGATCGCGCCTCGATATGACCTGCTCAATCATATCTTGTCGATGAATGTCGATCGGCTGTGGTGGTGGCGGACTGCACGTTTCTTTCGTTCTGTATTGGGAAACCCTGGTGCAAGAGCTCTGGATCTGTGTTGTGGGACAGGGGACATGGCAGCCGCGCTTCGCCGGCAAGCCTCAGGAATTGAGATCGTAGGCGCCGATTTCTCGCGCGGAATGCTAACCCGCGGATTAAGGAAATTTTTCCTTCAACGTATCGAAGCAGTGGAAGCCGACGCTCTTTGCTTGCCATTTCCTGATGGAAGCTTCGACCTCGTAGTGTCAGCTTTCGGCTTTCGCAATCTTGCGAACTACGATGCAGGGTTGGCGGAGATTTATCGAGTTCTTCGCCCAAACGGCGAAATCGGCATTTTAGATTTTAGTGAACCTGGCGGTCTGCTCGGAAAGCTATACAGCTTCTACTTCAAAAAGGTCCTTCCGAGAATCGGAACGTTTATTTCGGGCGTGCGTGGACCCTATAATTATCTGCCTGCCTCGGTGTCGAGCTTTCCGTCACCTGACGAGATGCTTGGGCGTATGCGAAGCGCGCATTATCGCAACGCGACGTGGCGTCCGTACACTTTTGGAATTGCTGGACTCTATCGCGCCGCCAAGTGA
- a CDS encoding 3-deoxy-8-phosphooctulonate synthase produces the protein MEFEVGNVHVGSGELFLIAGPCVIESEAHTLKMAEAISTITREMRIPYIFKASYDKANRTSLKSFRGPGLKEGTRILRKVAETHRVPVLTDIHAPEHAEPVAEAVDVLQIPAFLCRQTDLLVAAAKTGRAINVKKGQFVAPWDMRHAVEKIRESGNGRIFLTERGSSFGYNNLVVDMRSLSIMRKLAPVVFDATHSVQLPSAGTGENGQPKQSGGQPEFIPILSRAAVAVGVDGVFLEVHDNPSQAKSDGANALPLSKLKETLQRLLAVHRSVNLPAQ, from the coding sequence ATGGAATTTGAGGTCGGTAACGTCCACGTAGGTTCGGGTGAACTCTTCCTGATCGCTGGACCGTGTGTGATCGAGAGTGAAGCCCATACTCTCAAAATGGCTGAAGCTATCAGCACTATTACGCGCGAAATGCGCATTCCCTACATCTTCAAAGCTTCCTACGACAAGGCCAATCGAACTTCACTGAAGAGCTTCCGCGGACCCGGCCTCAAGGAAGGTACTCGCATTCTGCGAAAGGTCGCGGAGACTCATCGCGTTCCGGTGCTGACTGATATCCATGCGCCTGAACACGCGGAGCCAGTCGCGGAAGCTGTCGACGTCCTTCAGATTCCCGCTTTCCTCTGCCGTCAGACCGATCTCCTGGTTGCGGCCGCGAAGACCGGACGCGCAATCAATGTCAAGAAGGGACAGTTCGTCGCGCCCTGGGATATGCGACACGCCGTCGAAAAGATTCGGGAGAGCGGCAACGGACGAATCTTCCTCACCGAACGTGGATCAAGCTTCGGCTACAACAATCTCGTGGTGGACATGCGTTCCCTGTCAATCATGCGAAAACTCGCTCCCGTGGTCTTCGACGCGACTCATTCCGTTCAGCTTCCCAGCGCAGGAACTGGCGAGAATGGCCAGCCGAAGCAGAGCGGCGGACAACCGGAGTTCATTCCCATACTCTCACGGGCTGCCGTGGCCGTCGGTGTTGATGGAGTATTCCTGGAAGTGCACGACAATCCTTCGCAAGCAAAGTCCGACGGAGCCAATGCGTTGCCCCTTTCAAAGCTGAAGGAGACTCTGCAGCGGTTACTCGCGGTACATCGCTCAGTAAATCTGCCGGCACAGTAA
- the pyrG gene encoding CTP synthetase (CTP synthase; cytidine triphosphate synthetase; catalyzes the ATP-dependent amination of UTP to CTP with either L-glutamine or ammonia as the source of nitrogen; in Escherichia coli this enzyme forms a homotetramer), whose protein sequence is MAKYVFVTGGVVSSLGKGLAAASIGCLLESRGLKVSLQKFDPYLNVDPGTMSPFQHGEVFVTDDGAETDLDLGHYERYTHAKLSRDNNLTTGRIYEQIITKERRGDYLGKTVQVIPHVTNEIKAAMKKVSQDVDVSLVEIGGTVGDIESLPFIEAIRQMRQELGRENTIFVHVTLVPWIAAANELKTKPTQHSVKELLSVGIQPDILLCRTDRFLSKEIKSKIALFCNVEEEAVITAKDVASIYEVPLVFAHEEVDTLALKYLHLEAPARKLKAWEGLVHRVYNPKDEVSIAIVGKYVEYEDSYKSLKEALVHAAVGQSLKLNVTWVEAEGLESRDPEDRSYEAQLEGYDGILVPGGFGKRGIAGMLNAIRYAREKRIPYFGICLGMQTACIEFARNVCGLHDADSSEFDPSTPHRIIYKLRELKGIDELGGTMRLGAWECKLEADSIAAHAYGKTEISERHRHRYEFNREYEALLTGGGLRITGSTPDGTYVEIVEIPNHPYFLGCQFHPEFKSKPLEPHPLFREFVKASYDNRLKHREQRTEAEEELFLRPEKVGRK, encoded by the coding sequence ATGGCAAAGTACGTTTTTGTGACCGGTGGGGTTGTGTCGTCCTTAGGCAAGGGACTTGCCGCGGCGTCGATTGGCTGTCTTCTCGAAAGCCGCGGCTTAAAGGTGAGTCTCCAGAAGTTCGATCCTTACCTCAATGTGGATCCTGGCACAATGTCTCCGTTTCAGCATGGCGAAGTTTTCGTCACGGACGATGGTGCCGAGACTGATCTCGACCTTGGACACTACGAGCGTTACACCCACGCTAAGCTCAGCCGGGATAACAACCTGACCACCGGCAGGATCTACGAGCAGATCATCACGAAAGAACGTCGCGGCGACTATTTAGGCAAGACTGTGCAAGTCATCCCGCACGTCACCAACGAGATCAAAGCGGCGATGAAGAAGGTCTCGCAGGATGTGGACGTGTCATTAGTCGAGATCGGCGGCACAGTGGGTGATATCGAGTCACTCCCATTCATCGAAGCCATTCGCCAGATGCGTCAGGAACTCGGCCGCGAGAACACAATCTTCGTACACGTGACGCTGGTTCCGTGGATCGCTGCCGCTAACGAACTTAAGACGAAACCGACCCAGCACTCGGTGAAAGAACTCCTGAGTGTGGGAATCCAGCCCGACATTCTGCTATGCCGAACTGATCGTTTCCTTTCCAAAGAGATCAAGAGCAAGATCGCTCTGTTCTGCAATGTGGAAGAAGAGGCAGTTATTACCGCGAAGGACGTGGCTTCGATCTACGAAGTCCCACTCGTATTCGCACACGAGGAAGTCGACACGCTGGCCCTGAAGTATCTGCATCTCGAGGCTCCCGCACGCAAGCTTAAAGCGTGGGAAGGTCTGGTTCACCGCGTATATAACCCAAAAGATGAAGTTTCGATTGCAATCGTCGGAAAGTACGTCGAATACGAAGACTCGTATAAGTCGCTCAAAGAGGCTCTGGTTCACGCGGCGGTCGGGCAAAGTCTGAAGCTGAATGTCACTTGGGTGGAGGCTGAGGGGCTCGAGAGTCGCGATCCCGAGGATCGCTCGTACGAGGCGCAACTCGAAGGCTACGATGGGATTCTTGTCCCCGGCGGATTTGGTAAACGTGGTATCGCCGGCATGTTGAACGCGATTCGCTATGCACGCGAGAAGCGAATTCCCTATTTCGGAATATGCCTTGGCATGCAAACAGCCTGCATAGAGTTCGCACGTAACGTTTGTGGACTGCATGATGCCGACTCGAGCGAATTTGATCCAAGCACTCCACACCGCATCATTTACAAACTGCGTGAGCTCAAGGGTATTGATGAACTGGGTGGCACGATGCGTTTAGGCGCATGGGAATGCAAGCTCGAAGCAGATTCGATCGCCGCGCACGCCTATGGTAAGACTGAAATTAGTGAACGTCATCGGCATCGTTACGAATTCAATCGGGAATATGAGGCGCTGCTGACCGGCGGCGGGCTGCGGATCACCGGATCGACTCCGGACGGAACCTACGTTGAGATCGTCGAAATCCCGAACCATCCCTACTTCCTTGGTTGCCAGTTCCATCCTGAATTCAAATCGAAACCACTTGAGCCACATCCGCTGTTCCGAGAATTTGTCAAAGCTTCGTACGACAACCGACTCAAGCATCGGGAACAACGAACGGAGGCGGAAGAGGAGCTATTCCTGCGGCCAGAGAAAGTGGGCCGAAAGTAA